ACGTCGTCCGGGCGCTCCGCCCGTTCAAGCAGGAAGTCCGTTCCCCGCACGACGAAGACGCACTCCTCGACGAGGACCTGACCGCGGAGCGCGCGGCTGAAGACGGGTTGTGGTTGCCGATGACCCGACCGGGCACGACGCGGTGGCTCGACCTGACACTGGTCGTGGACACCCATCCGTCGATGGCGCTGTGGCGCTCGACGATCACCGAGTTCACCCGGGCGCTGGAACGGCTCGGCGCCTTCCGATCGATTCAGCGGCGATCGCTGGACACCACCGGCGACACGCCGGTGCTGCGCGGCGGTTCCGCACGGACCCCGGTGCGCGACCCGGCAGAGCTGATCGACCCGTCGGGACGGCGGGTCGTCCTCGTCCTCACCGACGGGGTCGGTGCCTGCTGGCGACGTGGTTCGGTCGAGCCACTGCTGGCGCGGTGGGGCGCCTCGATGTCCGTGGCGGTGGCGCACCTGCTGCCGCAGCGGCTCTGGCGGCGCGGCGGGATGCGACCGCACCGCGCCAAGGTGACCACGCCGCGGCCGGTGGCCCCGAACCGGCAGTGGTGGGTGGAACTGCCCGACGCGTGGCTGGAACCTGACCCGTCGCCACCGCCCGGCTCGGTGGCGGTCCCGGTCCTGGAGCTGGAGACGCGGTGGCTCTCCCGGTGGGCGCAGCTGGTCACCGGCCATCGCGGGCGGTCCGCGGACGCCGTGGTGCTGCTGGCGAGTGGCGAGCGGGCGGAGACTCCGGCACCGACCGAGGGCAGGGCGGGGTCGCCGCGGCAGCGGGTGATGCGCTTCCTCAGCACGGCGTCGCCGCCCGCCTTCCGGCTCGCCACGCTGCTCGCCGCGGTCCCGGTGAGCGTTCCCGTCGCGCGGGCGATCCAGCACGAGCTGGTGCCGGGATCAGGACCCGACGACCTCGCCGAGGTGCTCACCAGCGACCTGCTGCGCCCGGTCGACGGGTCGGCGGCGGGAGGCTGGGAGGACGCCACGTTCGCCTTCGACCAGCCGGTCCGAGAGCTGTTGCTCAGCGGCGCGCGGCGCTCGGAGACCGCGCGGGCACTCCACATCGTCGCCGAGGAGTTCGGTGACCGCGTCACCGGCGTGCGGCACCTCACCGAGGTGCTGTCCGATCCCGACCACGCCCCGGAGTCGGGGGTGGAAGCCGATCCCGCGATCGAGCGCACCGTGCTGCGCGCCCTCTCCGGGCCGTACCTGGCCCGCGCGCGCCGATCGGTGCCGGGCGGCGACACCGGGCCACCTACACCTTCGGTGGAAGGACGCTTCAGCCCTCCGAGTCCGCAGGCCGATGGAACCGTGGGTACACATGAGACAACGGCGAGTGGGGACATGTCAGTTCAGAGCACTGGATCACCGAACGGCACGGGTTCAGCGGACGCACCGCAGTCGTCGCCTCGCCCCGCCGACACCGTGCGGGCGGTCCCGACTCCGTCCGCTGAGGACACAACCGCCCCCGCGGACCCGTTCACCCCACCGTCCACAGTGACCGCCCGCATCCTCCGCGAGCGGCAGATGGACGACGTGCCACCGATCTGGGGTGACGTGCCACCGCGCAACCCGATCTTCACCGGTCGCGAGGAGCCGCTGGCTGAGCTGGAGGCGCGGCTGAAGGACGCCGGCACCACCGCCATCCTGCCCTCGACGCTGCACGGCATGAGCGGCATCGGCAAGACCCAGATCGCCGTCGAGTACATCTACCGGCACCTCGCGGACTACGACCTGGTGTGGTGGGTCCAAGCAGGACAGCGGTCGCAGATCCGCGCCGGCCTGACCGAACTGGCGCAGGCGCTGCAGCTGCCGGGCAGCTCCGAAGCCCACACGGCCGTGCCCGCGGTGCGCGAAGCGCTGCGCTGCGGGCACCCGATCCGCCGGTGGCTGCTGGTGTTCGACGCCGCGGAGAGCCCGGAGGACGTGCGCCCGTTCTTCCCCGCCAACGGGCCGGGCGAGATCATCATCACCTCGCGGAACCCGGACTGGGCCGAGGTGGCCCGCCCGTTGGAGGTCAACCTCTTCGAGCGGTCCGAGAGCAAGGCGTTGCTGCGCAGCCGCGGCCCGGAGATCACCGAGGAGGAGGCCGACGCGCTGGCCGAGAAGCTCGGTGACCTGCCGCTGGCGATCGCCCAGGCGGCCGCCTGGCGGGCGGAGACCGGGATGACGGTCAGCGAGTACCTCCGGGTGTTCGACGAGAAGGTCGCCGAGATCCTCGACGTGTCGGCGCCCAACGACTACGAGGTCTCGCTGGCCGCGGCCTGGAACGTCTCGCTGGACCAGCTGGAGTCCCGGAACCCCGCCGCCTACCAGCTGCTGCAGGTGTGCGCGTTCTTCGACCCGGAACCAATCCCGCGCAGCCTGTTCTCCGGCGGGCGGGGTACCGCGGTCGCGCCCGAGCTGGACGCCGCCCTGCGCGACCCGATCCGGCTCGGGCGCGCCATCCGCGACATCAACCGGTTCGGGCTGGCCAAGATCGACCACCGCAGCGACACGCTGCAGCTGCACCGGCTGGTCCAGCTCGTCCTCCGCGACCGGATGTCACCGCAGCGCCAGACCGAGATGCGTCACGGTGCGCACCTGCTGCTGGCCAACTCGAACCCGGGCAGCCCCAGCGATCCCGTCCAGTGGCCCCGCTTCAAGGCGATCCTGCCGCACGCCTACGCGTCGAACGTGCTGGAGTGCGACGACCCGTGGGTGCGCCAGATGGTCGTCGACCTGATGGTGTACCTGTTCTTCTGGGGTGACCACCAGGAGAGCGTCGCGCTGGGCGAGAGGGCGATGAAGGCGTGGTCGGCGAAGCTGGAGGAGACCGACCCGCAGCTGCTCCAGGTCGCCGGACTGCTCGGCCCGTACCTGTGCACCTTGGGCCGCTACGCGGAGGCAGCGGAGCTCAACCAGCGGACCCTGGCGCTGCGTCGGCAGGTCTCGGGGGACAACAGCGAGGAGACGTTGAGCGCGCAGCTCAGCGTCGCCTACGACCTCAAGGCCAAGGGCGACTACCTGCGCGCCCGGGAGCTGAACGAGGAGGTCTACCACAAGGCCAAGACGCTCTACGGCGAGGACGACCCGGTCACGCTGAGCGCTGCGCACGACCTGGCCGTCACGCTGCGGTTGCTCGGGGAGTACCGGCGGGCGCGGGACCTGGGGGAGGTGACCCACCACCGGCAGGGCGTGGTCCGCGGGTTCGACAGCCCGAACGCGGTGAACTCGCTCGGCGGGTACATCCTGGACCGCCTGGAGCTGGGCGACTACGCCTGGGCGCACGCCGAGCTGGAGCGGTTGCTGGAGCGGTGCCAGAAGCTGTTCGGCAAGGACAAGGCGATCACCCTGTACCGCCAACACCGGTTGGCCATCGCCACCCGGAAGAACGGCGACCACCAGGGCGCGTTGAAGCTCTCGAGGCAGGCGCTGGAGCTGTACCGGTACCGCTACGGCGTCGACCACCCGAGCACCCTCGGCTGTGCCATCTCGCACTCCATCGATCTGCGGCAGACCGGTGACCTCAAGGCGGCGCGCGAGCTCGGCGAGGACACCTTCAACCGGTACCGGCGCAGCCTCGGGGAGAACCACCCGCACACGCTGGCGGCCGCGATCGACCTGGCGGTCACCTTGCGGCTGCTCGGGGAGGTGGGCAGCGCGCGGCAGCTCGACGAGCGTGCCGTCGAGCAGCTCCGCGCGCAGTTCGGCCCGGACCAGGCACACGCGGTGATCGCGACGATCAACCTGGCCAGTGACGTGGCCGCGCTGGGCGACATCGAGACAGCCCTGCAGCTGGGCAGGGAGGCGGCGCAGCGGGCGGAGCGGGTCTTCGGTGCCGACCACCCCACCACGATCGCGGCCGACCACAACGTCGTCCTGGACTTGCGTGCTGCGGGCGAGGGGGAGCAGGCCGAGGCCGAGCGCAGCGAGGTCCTCGCCCGCTTCCGCCGGGCGCTGGGCGAGAGCCACCCGGCGGTGGTGGCCGCGACCCGGGGCGTGCGGGCCAACTGCGACATCGACCCCGCGCCGCTGTGATCCCGGTGGCGGGCGTGGATCAGGTCAGGAAGCGCCCGATCCAGTCGGCCAGCTCGTCCGGGGCGACCTCGCTGGTCGCCTCGGACCGGACCCGCCGGTGCACTGCCCGGACCAGTTCCGGGCAGCTCAGCAGTGCCCGCGCGGCCGCGTGCGCACCGAGCCCGGACAGGGCCAGGCCGAGCCCGATCCAGGAGGCCGGGCGGTCGGGGTCGGCGGCCAGTTCGGCGCGGTAACCGTCTGCGGCCTCGTCGAGCCGACCAGTGGCGTAGGCCAGGTCCGCCGGAGTGGCGTCGGGCACGTTCTGCCACGTCTCCTGCACGATTCCCGGCGCGTCCTCGAAGAACCTGAGCCGCACGAGGTCGAGCCGCGCCTGCGACCAGGGACCGTCGGAGACCGGGGTGGGTGCCCGGTCGTCGGTCACGCGGACACCGGTCAGGCGCCGGTGACCGGCCAGCCACGCGTCCGACACGGCCCGCACGGTTTCCGGGTCCGGGCGGACGTGCCGGATCCGCCAGCCGGCGTGGTGGTCGGTGACGAGCGCCCGGGCCTGCTCGGCGAGGTCGGCGGACACCGGTTCGTCCTGCCAGGGGCCGAGTTCGGCGGCGACGCCGTCGACGAACCGGCGCCCGGCATCGGTGAGCGCCGAGTCCTGCCGCAGGGCCTGCAGGGTCTCCCAGGTGCCGAGCCGCCAGTAGGCGAACTCGAACTCGGCGCGCCGGTTCTCCGGCGCCGGGCTCGCCTGCGCCAGCGCGCGCCAGAACATCGTGACGCCGAAGAACGCGTAAACGCCTTGCAGCACACCGGCCACCGGCCGCGGGTCGTCGCGCCACGGGGTGTGGAAGCGCAACCGCGGGTCGTCCTCGCGCAGCCGGATGAAGTGCAGCAGTCCGCCCAGGCGGATGTGCTGGAACTCGTGGACGAGCATGGCGGCCAACTCGTACCCGTCGACCGGTCGGCTGACGATGGCGCTGCCGAAGGCCTCGCCGGTGGAGGAGCTGGGCATGCGGAACGGCACGGCCGGGCGCGGCACCAGCGACTGCAGGCCGGCCCGCAGCGCCGGGGCCATCGCGGGGAGGTGCGTGCTGATCAGGCGCCAGGCATCGGCGAGCAACTCCCGCCAGGCGCGCACCTCCGCGTCGCTGAGCCGCTGCGGCAGGACCGGTTCGCGCAGGCCCCGATAGGGGTCGACGTCGTCCAGGTGCACCGAGAACGCCTGACCGCCGGACCGGACCGACACCTGCCGCAGCGGCCACCACCCCGGCGCCTCTGCGAACCGGTCTTCGGGCAGACGCACGCACGTGGCACCGCTGCGCACGTCGACGTTCGTGCCGTCGCTGCGCACCTCGGCGACCGAGAACGGTGCGTCCGCGGGCAGTCGGACCAGGCCGAGCGTCGGAAGGGCAGCACCGCCGTTCCACACCGGCACCGACGTCTCGAAAGGCAGGTTCGCGTGGATCGCCGCGGCCGCGGCGAGCGCGTGCACGTGGCCGACGTGCACCCACAACGGGCAGACCCCGGTCGTCTTGTGGTGGAGCAGGCGGGTGGTGTAGCCGGCCCAGCTACCGGTGTAGGGGTGCGCGAGCATGCGGTCGAGCACTCGCGGCGCACGCGCCTGGACCCGGGCCAAGATCTCCCAGGCGTGTTCGGGGGACGGCAGCGGCCCGCACTGTTCCGGGGTCTTGGCGACCTCGTCGACCAGGCCGCGGAGCAGCAGCAGCCGACGGCTGCGCTCGGCGCGACGCAGCTGGCGCACCGTGCGCGCACCGCCCGTGCTGCGGGCGATCTCGTCGAAGTCGGACCAGGAGAGGCGGTGTGGTGCGAAGCCTCCCGAGGCGTTCTCACTGCCGACGGGCACGGGTCCTCCTCCGGCGTACGGCGTTTCGCGAACCGGCAGGCACGCACAGCGCGCGGTGGTGCGTCAGTCCACTCGCTCGCCGCCTTCGCTGCTGCCGGACGGCGAAGTCATGCCGACGTCGGCGGTCTGCTGGACCACGTGCTGCAGTGAGCGGTGCAGTGCCCCGTCCTCGAGACTGCGCAGCTCCGGTAACGAGATCGCGCCGAGGTCGATGAGCTGTGATGCGACGCCGGGTTCGGCGTCGAGTGGAGAGAAAGTCATGATGACGACGGCTCCCTCGTGGTCGGCACGCGTTGGGTGAGCGCGTGTTCACATGATGTCTCCTCGCGCGAAGGATGTGAAGATCTCTGCCTTCCCGTGCCCCGTCGTGGTCACGCCACCGCACCAGCGGCAGCACGCTCGTTGCGCCGATGAGAGCCGTTCTCCTGGTCTGAACGGACGTCGCCACGCCGCGCCGGAACACCGGCTCGCGGTCGTCACGAGCCGAACTCCCGACCTCTGCGAGGACTTGGCGGGTTCAGCGCGAGTCCTCGCCGGAAGCCTGCGCCTTCCACGCGGCGAGGAGGAGTTCGTAGGCGTCGACCACGACGTCGTCGGCGATCTCCTCCGGGGACAGCAGCTTCTGGACCATCAGGCCGTCCTCGAGGGCGTGCACGATGAGGCCGAGGAACGCCGGGTCGGCCGGTGGGTGCGGCAGCTGGGCGCTGATGCCCGACGCGATGGCGTTGCGGGCGAGCCGCTCGCGCTCGGCGAGACGCGGGCGGAGCTCGGGGTTGCGCAGCACGTGCAGGACGAGTTCCAGGCGCAGCGCCAGCCACTGGTCGAGGTGTTCGGCGCGGTCGCGGTTGAACTGGCGCAGCGGCCCGAGCGTGCTGTGGTCGAGCGCGCGGACCTCGTCGAGCTCGCGCTGGGTCCGGCGCAGCAGCAGTTCGACGGCGATCTCGTGCTTGTCGGCGAAGTTGCCGTAGAACGCACCCCTGCTGTAGCCGGCGCGTTCGGCGATCTGCTCCACGGACGTCCCGCCGACGCCGCGTTCGGCGAACAGCTCCGCGGCCGCGTCGAGCAGTCGCTCGCGGGTCCGCTGCCGGCTCTGCTCCCGGGTGAGGCGCTCACTCATATTCAGTAGTGTATCCGGATACAGGTCTGTATCTTCGCTCGGATGTGGCACGAGGAGAGCGCGGCGGACCTGGCGAGGCTGGTGGCCTCGGGAGAGGTCAGCGCCGTCGAGGTGGTCGAGGCGCACCTGGCGCGGATCGAGGCGGTCAACCCCGCGGTGAACGCGGTGACCGCACTGCTCGCCGACGACGCGGTGGCCGCCGCCGAGGACGTCGACCGGCGGCGGGCCGCGGGGGAGCCGTTGGGGCCGCTGGCCGGGGTGCCGTTCACCGTGAAGGAGAACATCCACGTCGCCGGGTCGGCCACGACGATGGGCGTGCCCGCGCTGCGCGAGTTCGTGCCGTCGACGGACGCGCCACCGGTGCGCAGGTTGCGGGAGGCGGGCGCGATCCCGCTCGCCCGCACCAACCTCCCGGACCTGACGATCGCCGGCATGCACACCACGAGCACGCTGCACGGCGAGACCCGCAACCCCTGGGCACCGCACCGCCGCAGCCCGGGCGGCACCAGCGGTGGGGACGCGGTCGCCACGGCGACCGGGATGGTCCCGCTGGGGCTGGGCAACGACTCCGGTGGTTCGCTGCGCATCCCGGCGGCCTTCAACGGGGTCGCGTCGCTGAAGCCGAGCACCGGCCGCTACGCCGCGGACCACCGGTTGGGCGGGCAGGAACCGACGTTGGCCTCGCAGCTGTTCCCGGTGGACGGGCCGATCGCGCGGTCGGTCGCGGACCTGCGGCTGGTGCACCGGGTGCTCGCCGGTCACGACCCGGGAGACCCGCGGGCGGTGCCGGTGCCGCCCGAGCCGGCGCAGCCCGACCGGCTGGTGCGGGTCGGGCTCGCGGTCGACCCGTTCGGTCAGGGCGTGCACCCGTCGGTGCGGTCCGGGATCGAGGCGGCGGCGGACGCGCTGGTGGAGGCGGGCTACGTCGTCGAGGAGGTCGAGGTGCCCGCGCTGGAGGAGGCGCTGGAGGTCTACACAGGACTGATCAGCACCGAGTTCTCGTTGTCCTGGCCTGCGATCCGCACCCTGCTCAGCGAGACCAGTCGCCGGCACGTGGAACTCACCATCGAGCGGCAGCCCCCGCTGGACCTGGCCGGGTACATCGAGGCGACCGCGCGCCGGCTCGGCGCGCAGCGCGCGTGGGCGAAGTTCTCCGCGCGGTACCCGCTGCTGCTCGGTCCCGTCTCGACGGAGCTGCCACCGCCGCCGGAGGTGCCGACCGACCCCGACGAGCACGAGCGCGCGACCGCACCGGTGCGGTTGTGCACGGCCAGCACGCTGGTCGGGGTGCCCGCGGTCGCCGTCCCGGTGGGGGTGGACCACGGGCTCCCGCAGGGGGCCCAGATCATCGGCGCCACCTACCGGGAAGACCTCTGCCTCGCCGCGGCCGACGCCGTCGAGCAGCGCCTCGGCGTGCTGACCCCGATCGACCCGGTCCAGGCTTGACCCCGGACGCCGGTCGGATCAGGCCTCGGGGAAGACGGGGCGCAGGACGTCGTCCGGCAGGCCGCGGCGCTTCCACTCCCTCGGGTAGCCGATCGAGACCTCCTCGAAGCGGACCCCGTCGTGGACGGTGGTGCGCGGGATGTGCAGGTGCCCGTAGACCACCGCCGCCGCGCGGTGCCGCAGGTGCCAGTCGGCGGTGCGCACCGTCCCGCACCACTGCGCGAACTCCGGGTACCACAGCACGTCGGTGGGCTCGCGCACCAGCGGCCAGTGGTTGACCAGCACCGTCGGCAGCTCCGGGTCGCACTCGGCCAGGCGGCGTTCGGTGAGCTCCACCCGCGCCCGGCACCACGCGTCGCGCGTCGGGTAGGGGTCGGGGTGCAGCAGGTACTCGTCCGTGCACACCACCCTCGCCCGGCGCGCGATCTCCAGCCCCTCCTCCTTCGTCGACGCGCCTTCCGGGAGGAACGTGTAGTCGTAGAGCACGAACAGCGGCGCGACGGTGACCGGACCGCCCCGGCCGGTCCACACCGGGAACTCGTCCTCCGGCGTGACGACGCCGAGTTCGCGGCAGCGCCGCACCAGTTCGAGGTAGCGGGCTTCGCCGCGCAGCTGGAGGGGATCCTTCGGGGTGGTCCACAGGTCGTGGTTGCCCGGTACCCACACGACCTTCGCGAACCGCTCGGCGAGCAGGCCGAGCGCCCACTCGATGTCGTCGGAGCGTTCGGCGACGTCCCCGACGACCAGCAGCCAGTCCTGGTCGGTGCGGGGACGCAGGTCACGGACGATGTCGGCGTTCTCGGGCGTCGCGACGTGCAGGTCGCTGACGGCGAGCAGTTCACCGGTCGAGGGGCGCATGGGTCCGGACCGTATCCGATCTCGGCACCGCGCGGGAGCTGATCGCTCGTGCCCCCAGCTCAGGAGGCGACCGGGGAGGTGCGGTCCACCGGGGCCTGCGCGGCGACCCGTGTCCCGTCGGTCCGCACCGGCAGCGCGGCGGCCCGGTGCGCGACCGCGGGACCGAGCGCGCGGCGGTGAGGGAGACTCGGTGGTCACCTCGCCCGGCGGGTGCGCCGCCCCGGTGCCGAGCTGCTCCACCCGGTCCGCCCAGCAGTGCTGGTCGTAGACCTGGGGAGCACCTGCGCGGGGAGGCCGCCGTGGTGCACCACGGCGGCGGCCCGCGGGAACAGCGCGTGGTTCCTCGAGCGGGTGCACGAGAACACCGCCGCCGAACTCACGCGCCTGCGCACCGGCTCGCTCGGCGAGGACCGAGCGTGCGGGCACCGGAGCAGTCGGTGAACGGGTCGGAGGAAGCGGGCACCGTCGCCGTGCAAGGTGAAGAACCCAGCAGGTCCACCGGTGGGACGGGGGCTGCGCCCGCCAGGGCTGGTCAGGGCGCCCCTGGGGACGGGACCGGGTCAGCGCGGGGCGGTCGCCTCGCTCGTCAGGGCCCCGCGCAGCAGCGCCGACCGGTAGGCGGCCAGTGACCTGTCGAGGCGGTCGCGGGCGGCCCGGGCCTCCCGCTCGTCGGAACCGATGCCGATGTGCGCGCACACGGCCTTCGTCGCGCTCGTCCGGAGGTGCTGCTGGTCGACCTGGTCCATGCCTCGCATGGTCGCAGAAGCCCCGCGAGCGCCGACGACCGGCTGCCCCGAACGGCGCACGGCCGGGTGGCGCGAGGCACACCACCCGGCCGCCACCGCTAGCCGAGCACCGACTCGATCGCCTCGCGGGTCGCCGTCGGGGCCTCCATGTGCACCATGTGGCCCGCGCCCTCGACGACGCGCACCCGCACCCCGTCGCCGAACACCTCCGGGGCGGCCACCGGGACGACCTGGTCCTGGTCTCCCCACACCACCGCGGTGGGCACCGACACCCCGGCCAGCAGCGACGCGGTGTCGATGGCCTGCTTGTCGCCGTCCAGCAGCGTGCCGAGCAGCGTCCGCAGGCAGTCCTGGACGCCGTCGATGCGCTTGAACTTCAGCAGGTCGTCCACGAGCTGGCGGGTGACCTGCGACTCGTCGGCGAACAGCGCGCGCAGGTGCGGCTTGAGCTCCCGGCGGGTGCTCGCCGCGACGAACCCGCGCAGGTACTCGGCGTTGATCTCGGCACCGCAGCCCGCCGGGGCCACCAGGGTCAGGGACCGGACCCGGTCGGGCTGCCGGGCCGCCGCGGCGGACACCACCGCACCGCCCAGCGAGTGGCCGACCAGGTGCGCCCGCTCGACGCCCAGCGCGTCCAGGAAACCGGTCACCGCGTCGGCCAGCACCTCGAGGCCGCCGTCACCGACGTCCTTGGTCGAGGCGCCGTGCCCCGGCAGGTCCAGGGCGTGCACGGTGCGGCCCGCGGCCAGCGGCTCCTGCACGAACAGCCAGGAGTCCTTGTCCCCGCCGAAGCCGTGGACCAGCACCACCACCTCCGGGCCGTCGCCCACCGTGGCGTAGGACAGGGTGCGACCGCCCACCTCGACCGTGCCGGTCGCGGGCCCGGTGGCC
This region of Saccharopolyspora hordei genomic DNA includes:
- a CDS encoding aKG-HExxH-type peptide beta-hydroxylase; translated protein: MPVGSENASGGFAPHRLSWSDFDEIARSTGGARTVRQLRRAERSRRLLLLRGLVDEVAKTPEQCGPLPSPEHAWEILARVQARAPRVLDRMLAHPYTGSWAGYTTRLLHHKTTGVCPLWVHVGHVHALAAAAAIHANLPFETSVPVWNGGAALPTLGLVRLPADAPFSVAEVRSDGTNVDVRSGATCVRLPEDRFAEAPGWWPLRQVSVRSGGQAFSVHLDDVDPYRGLREPVLPQRLSDAEVRAWRELLADAWRLISTHLPAMAPALRAGLQSLVPRPAVPFRMPSSSTGEAFGSAIVSRPVDGYELAAMLVHEFQHIRLGGLLHFIRLREDDPRLRFHTPWRDDPRPVAGVLQGVYAFFGVTMFWRALAQASPAPENRRAEFEFAYWRLGTWETLQALRQDSALTDAGRRFVDGVAAELGPWQDEPVSADLAEQARALVTDHHAGWRIRHVRPDPETVRAVSDAWLAGHRRLTGVRVTDDRAPTPVSDGPWSQARLDLVRLRFFEDAPGIVQETWQNVPDATPADLAYATGRLDEAADGYRAELAADPDRPASWIGLGLALSGLGAHAAARALLSCPELVRAVHRRVRSEATSEVAPDELADWIGRFLT
- a CDS encoding metallophosphoesterase family protein, which translates into the protein MRPSTGELLAVSDLHVATPENADIVRDLRPRTDQDWLLVVGDVAERSDDIEWALGLLAERFAKVVWVPGNHDLWTTPKDPLQLRGEARYLELVRRCRELGVVTPEDEFPVWTGRGGPVTVAPLFVLYDYTFLPEGASTKEEGLEIARRARVVCTDEYLLHPDPYPTRDAWCRARVELTERRLAECDPELPTVLVNHWPLVREPTDVLWYPEFAQWCGTVRTADWHLRHRAAAVVYGHLHIPRTTVHDGVRFEEVSIGYPREWKRRGLPDDVLRPVFPEA
- the fxsT gene encoding FxSxx-COOH system tetratricopeptide repeat protein translates to MGTSDLSWMEVADALWLTAATQFAWGRYRTGDVEQRPDEQDPEPALAAVGSPHEPDRPEPPLEPPPSASEDDTDASARTVAEPDADVPASDGRSARPCPAEVVSVPAEPRRPAPGPNVVRALRPFKQEVRSPHDEDALLDEDLTAERAAEDGLWLPMTRPGTTRWLDLTLVVDTHPSMALWRSTITEFTRALERLGAFRSIQRRSLDTTGDTPVLRGGSARTPVRDPAELIDPSGRRVVLVLTDGVGACWRRGSVEPLLARWGASMSVAVAHLLPQRLWRRGGMRPHRAKVTTPRPVAPNRQWWVELPDAWLEPDPSPPPGSVAVPVLELETRWLSRWAQLVTGHRGRSADAVVLLASGERAETPAPTEGRAGSPRQRVMRFLSTASPPAFRLATLLAAVPVSVPVARAIQHELVPGSGPDDLAEVLTSDLLRPVDGSAAGGWEDATFAFDQPVRELLLSGARRSETARALHIVAEEFGDRVTGVRHLTEVLSDPDHAPESGVEADPAIERTVLRALSGPYLARARRSVPGGDTGPPTPSVEGRFSPPSPQADGTVGTHETTASGDMSVQSTGSPNGTGSADAPQSSPRPADTVRAVPTPSAEDTTAPADPFTPPSTVTARILRERQMDDVPPIWGDVPPRNPIFTGREEPLAELEARLKDAGTTAILPSTLHGMSGIGKTQIAVEYIYRHLADYDLVWWVQAGQRSQIRAGLTELAQALQLPGSSEAHTAVPAVREALRCGHPIRRWLLVFDAAESPEDVRPFFPANGPGEIIITSRNPDWAEVARPLEVNLFERSESKALLRSRGPEITEEEADALAEKLGDLPLAIAQAAAWRAETGMTVSEYLRVFDEKVAEILDVSAPNDYEVSLAAAWNVSLDQLESRNPAAYQLLQVCAFFDPEPIPRSLFSGGRGTAVAPELDAALRDPIRLGRAIRDINRFGLAKIDHRSDTLQLHRLVQLVLRDRMSPQRQTEMRHGAHLLLANSNPGSPSDPVQWPRFKAILPHAYASNVLECDDPWVRQMVVDLMVYLFFWGDHQESVALGERAMKAWSAKLEETDPQLLQVAGLLGPYLCTLGRYAEAAELNQRTLALRRQVSGDNSEETLSAQLSVAYDLKAKGDYLRARELNEEVYHKAKTLYGEDDPVTLSAAHDLAVTLRLLGEYRRARDLGEVTHHRQGVVRGFDSPNAVNSLGGYILDRLELGDYAWAHAELERLLERCQKLFGKDKAITLYRQHRLAIATRKNGDHQGALKLSRQALELYRYRYGVDHPSTLGCAISHSIDLRQTGDLKAARELGEDTFNRYRRSLGENHPHTLAAAIDLAVTLRLLGEVGSARQLDERAVEQLRAQFGPDQAHAVIATINLASDVAALGDIETALQLGREAAQRAERVFGADHPTTIAADHNVVLDLRAAGEGEQAEAERSEVLARFRRALGESHPAVVAATRGVRANCDIDPAPL
- a CDS encoding TetR/AcrR family transcriptional regulator codes for the protein MSERLTREQSRQRTRERLLDAAAELFAERGVGGTSVEQIAERAGYSRGAFYGNFADKHEIAVELLLRRTQRELDEVRALDHSTLGPLRQFNRDRAEHLDQWLALRLELVLHVLRNPELRPRLAERERLARNAIASGISAQLPHPPADPAFLGLIVHALEDGLMVQKLLSPEEIADDVVVDAYELLLAAWKAQASGEDSR
- a CDS encoding amidase, which translates into the protein MWHEESAADLARLVASGEVSAVEVVEAHLARIEAVNPAVNAVTALLADDAVAAAEDVDRRRAAGEPLGPLAGVPFTVKENIHVAGSATTMGVPALREFVPSTDAPPVRRLREAGAIPLARTNLPDLTIAGMHTTSTLHGETRNPWAPHRRSPGGTSGGDAVATATGMVPLGLGNDSGGSLRIPAAFNGVASLKPSTGRYAADHRLGGQEPTLASQLFPVDGPIARSVADLRLVHRVLAGHDPGDPRAVPVPPEPAQPDRLVRVGLAVDPFGQGVHPSVRSGIEAAADALVEAGYVVEEVEVPALEEALEVYTGLISTEFSLSWPAIRTLLSETSRRHVELTIERQPPLDLAGYIEATARRLGAQRAWAKFSARYPLLLGPVSTELPPPPEVPTDPDEHERATAPVRLCTASTLVGVPAVAVPVGVDHGLPQGAQIIGATYREDLCLAAADAVEQRLGVLTPIDPVQA
- a CDS encoding acetoin dehydrogenase dihydrolipoyllysine-residue acetyltransferase subunit, which produces MTDERIRRITMPKWGLSMTSGTITDWLVSEGEEVTEGTELAEIDTDKIAGTLESSEQGVLRGIVVPAGRSAPVGGTIAIVAPAEVPDAEVQAAVAEAEEQLASGEVVEATGPATGTVEVGGRTLSYATVGDGPEVVVLVHGFGGDKDSWLFVQEPLAAGRTVHALDLPGHGASTKDVGDGGLEVLADAVTGFLDALGVERAHLVGHSLGGAVVSAAAARQPDRVRSLTLVAPAGCGAEINAEYLRGFVAASTRRELKPHLRALFADESQVTRQLVDDLLKFKRIDGVQDCLRTLLGTLLDGDKQAIDTASLLAGVSVPTAVVWGDQDQVVPVAAPEVFGDGVRVRVVEGAGHMVHMEAPTATREAIESVLG